One genomic region from Acidobacteriota bacterium encodes:
- a CDS encoding PilZ domain-containing protein, which produces MDAMEKMDKLVHQHKTESHSKTRRWSRFKVEVRVKVVLPNRGAIYGQGSDISEGGMALFVPTELETGQTVQAEILLPYCREKVMLRGVVRNRDGFRYGVEFSALSDHEKLLIERVCRALAMVQ; this is translated from the coding sequence ATGGATGCCATGGAGAAGATGGACAAGCTCGTTCACCAGCACAAGACCGAGTCTCATTCGAAGACGCGACGCTGGTCGCGCTTCAAGGTCGAGGTGCGGGTGAAGGTGGTGCTGCCCAATCGCGGCGCCATCTACGGGCAGGGCAGCGACATCAGCGAGGGCGGCATGGCGCTGTTCGTGCCGACCGAACTCGAGACCGGCCAGACGGTGCAAGCGGAGATCCTGCTGCCCTACTGCCGCGAGAAAGTGATGCTGCGCGGGGTGGTGCGGAATCGCGACGGTTTTCGCTACGGGGTGGAGTTCTCCGCGCTGAGCGACCACGAGAAGCTGCTCATCGAACGGGTTTGCCGCGCGCTCGCCATGGTGCAATAA